In the Candidatus Aegiribacteria sp. genome, TTACTGCTGTGCAGGGCACGATCCGCCTATCCTCGCCGGATGCGATGGTATTGTAAGCAGATTATCCGAAGGCGGTCTCGTTCTTGGCATAGTAAGCGACACTACATTCAGAACAACCACCGTTAAGCTGAACCGCGATGACAGGCTTCTTCTTTACACCGATGGTATTACAGAAAGCATGGAAAAGGAAACGGGGGAGGAATTCGGTTCGGACAGGCTTGTTGCATTTCTGACAGATCAGAGCAGCTTCCAGTCACAGGCAGTTCTTGAAAATCTTCTTGACAATCTTAAGTCATTCCGGGGGCATACTGCCGCAATGGATGACATGACTCTCCTTATGGTAGCATATACGGGTTATACTAAAGAATCCGTTGAAAGAATCGTGTAGAATAGCTGCGCTTCACGGAGATCGACAGACTTTTTCTTGAATGGCTTGCTGAAAAAACTGGAACTGGCAGAAAAGGCCAGAAAAGGGGTAGCGGAAAACTGAAAGCACCGGGTATACTCAATCTCTCGGGATTAAGTGATGATGAGAAACTGGCCAGGATAAGTTCCATCTGCCTGATCCTGATAGGCGTTGTGCTTATTGTGTCCATGGCAGCTGATCATTATCTGATCGGTGTTCTGCTGCTTGCGGTACCCGGGATGCTTTTTCTCCTTGTGGGATCACCAGTAAGGATTCTCCTGGTGGTTTTCGCTATGCAGATAGTTCTGACAATTTCTCAGCTTAATATCCTGATAACCGGTATACCGAGTATCAGAGCAGATGATCTGCTCACTCTATGGCTGGTATGTCTCTGGATACTCTCTCTTCCTGACAGATCCATGAAAGGAATCAGGATAGGTCTTCAGGGCAAATTCATAGTGCTTTTTCTAATAGTATTCGGGATTGCTGCATACCGCGGATTCGCCGCGGGTCAGAGTACGTTCTCTTTAATTAATCAGCTGAAAACCTATGGAGCTTACTTCCTTTACTTTCCGCTTCTATGGATATTGTCCGATAGAGAATCCTGTAAGCTTATATGGAATGTCTTGCTTGCATCAGCCGTTATAGGAGGCTTAATCTATCTGATAAAAGGATTCTCTGGTACAGGAGAGGATGTTTACATCCGAGATACAACCGGTTTAAGGATAGCCACTCGTCAGCCCAACGCGATAGGAGCCGTTCTGATGGTGTTCCTCGGAAAACTCTGGAAGAACTGGAAGGAAAGACCCCCGCTTATCATCATTGTTCCGGCTATCATTCTGATGGGGGCAGGAATCATCCTGTCACAAATAAGGGGTTTATGGGGTGGAGTTATTCTTGCTCTGGCAGCGGCATGGATACTTAACCTGTTCCGGAAAAAGGACAATGTTAAACTGGGTAAAAAACTTGTCATTTCACTTACTGTTATTTCTGTCCTGGTGATTCTGGTTGTATTCACCATATCAACACTTGGTATACTGTCAGCATCCAACATCGCGAGAAGAACCGGTACTGAATCAGGCAGTTACCTGACAGATATTTCAACCCTTTCGAGGATAGTAGCATGGAGCGCGATTATTGACGATCTGAGAGGTTCCGGGATTATAATTGGCAACGGACTCGGAGATGAATACACATGTTTCAGACCTGATATTGGGGGAGTTATTACTGTGTATTACACTGACAGCTCCTACTTTCAGATAGCTCTTAACATGGGAATTATTGGTGTGATCGTTTTTCTGGGCATATTCGTAGTGACCCTTTTCAGGGCGGCGAAGCTGTTCATCATAACAGACAGCAGGCGAAGGGCAGGCACAGCCCTCGGTATTTTCTGTGCAGTCATTATGCTTCTTTTCGCGTCAGGGTTTGCTTCCGTGATGACTAATTACAGGTTCACCATGCTCTGGGCATTTCTACCTGCCCTGCTTCAGGCGGAGATAATGAAAGATAAGAAAGATAGCATTCTCATCTCATCGGAGTGCTCCGGTAAATGACCCTTGATTAATAACCTGAATATCAGTATTTTTCAGCTTGCCATTTTTTGAGCTGCATTGTGACTTCTCCCGCGAAAAAAAATACCTGAAACCCATCTGCACGGAGGCCTGCATGAAGATACTGGTCATTAACAGTGGAAGTTCTTCCATCAAGTTCAAACTCATAGATATGGAAGATGAAACGCAACTTGCCGAAGGATTGATAGAGAGAATCGGTCTTCCTGAAGGACGAATAAAGTTCAAGTCCGGCGAAAAAACAATCATTATTGAAGAACCTGTTCCTAATCACAGAATCGGTCTTGCTTTCCTTCTGGATGCCCTTACAAATCCTGAATACGGTCCTCTTAAGGATTTAAGTGAAATAGGAGCAGTTGGGCATAGAGTCGTTCACGGCGGAGAAAAATTCACCTCCTCGGTACTTATAGATGAAGAGGTTATTAAAGAGATAGAGGAATGCAGCTTTATGGCTCCTCTCCATAACCCTCCCAACCTTGAGGGGATAAGGGCAGCCGTAGACTCGCTGCCGGATATCCCGAATGTTGCTGTCTTCGATACCGCGTTTCATCAGACGATGCCTCCCGTATCCTACATCTATCCGCTTCCCTACAGCATATACGAAGAAAAGCGTATGAGAAGGTTCGGATTCCACGGCACCAGCCACCAGTACGTTGCGCAACAGGCGGCAGTAATGATGGACAAACCCATAGATGAATTGTGTATCATCACATGCCATCTGGGGAACGGAAGCAGCCTGACCGCCGTAAAACATGGAAAAAGCCTGGATACAAGCCTGGGTTACGGCACAGCTTGCGGCGTAATGATGGGAACCCGAAGCGGTGACGTGGATTCAGCCATTCTTATAGATCTTATTGAGAACAAAGGTTACTCGATTTCCGATGTAAAGGAAATGGTTTACAAAAGAAGCGGAGTAGCCGGCATTTCAGGTATTTCCAGTGATCAGCGGGACGTTGAGGATGCTGCCGAGAAAGGCAACGAAAGGGCGCAGCTTGCCCTGGACATGTACGCTTCCAGTGTAAGAAAGTATATAGGAGCCTACGCTGTTACCATGGGCGCACTTGATGCTGTGGTATTTACAGCGGGTGTCGGCGAGAACGGCCCCCAGATGCGGGAGCGTATCTGTAAGGGGCTCGAAGTTCTTGGTGTATGCATCAATGTCGAAGTCAACGACTTCAAGGGATTACAGCGGGATATTTCCGCACCCGAAAGCAGAGTTAGAGTATTCGTAATTCCCACAAACGAGGAACTCATGATAGCAAGAGATACAAATATAATATCCGAAGGGAGATAGAGAATGTTATTCAAAATGACGGCCGTAATTCTAACTGTATTAATTGTGAGTGTTTCAGCGTGCGGCAGTGAAACTGAAAACGGGAATTCAGATCCGGTTTCCAGCGATACTGACATAACAACGGCAGACGCACCGGTTATTGAAAGGCCTGATATGGTTTTTGCCAGCCACGTTCTTGTTCCGTTCCAGGGTTGCCAGCAGGCTTCCACTGATGCATTCACAAGGGAAGACGCCATGGAACTACTCGCATCGATCGCAGACAGCATCTCCAGCGGACAGATAACATTCGAGGAAGCCGCAGCAAGACATTCCTCCTGTCCTTCATCTGAAAGCGGAGGTTCTCTTGGAGGATTCGGGCGAGGCCAGATGGTACCTGAGTTTGAAAATGTCGCATTCGCTCTCGAACCGGGAGCAGTCTCCGAAATATTCGAAACAGGTTACGGACTCCACATCGTTCTCAGGCAGCAGACTGTTCAGGCCAGCCATATTCTTCTGGCCTACGAAGGATCCGAAAGAGGTACAGCAACGAGAACAAAGG is a window encoding:
- a CDS encoding acetate kinase, which gives rise to MKILVINSGSSSIKFKLIDMEDETQLAEGLIERIGLPEGRIKFKSGEKTIIIEEPVPNHRIGLAFLLDALTNPEYGPLKDLSEIGAVGHRVVHGGEKFTSSVLIDEEVIKEIEECSFMAPLHNPPNLEGIRAAVDSLPDIPNVAVFDTAFHQTMPPVSYIYPLPYSIYEEKRMRRFGFHGTSHQYVAQQAAVMMDKPIDELCIITCHLGNGSSLTAVKHGKSLDTSLGYGTACGVMMGTRSGDVDSAILIDLIENKGYSISDVKEMVYKRSGVAGISGISSDQRDVEDAAEKGNERAQLALDMYASSVRKYIGAYAVTMGALDAVVFTAGVGENGPQMRERICKGLEVLGVCINVEVNDFKGLQRDISAPESRVRVFVIPTNEELMIARDTNIISEGR
- a CDS encoding O-antigen ligase family protein → MLIVSMAADHYLIGVLLLAVPGMLFLLVGSPVRILLVVFAMQIVLTISQLNILITGIPSIRADDLLTLWLVCLWILSLPDRSMKGIRIGLQGKFIVLFLIVFGIAAYRGFAAGQSTFSLINQLKTYGAYFLYFPLLWILSDRESCKLIWNVLLASAVIGGLIYLIKGFSGTGEDVYIRDTTGLRIATRQPNAIGAVLMVFLGKLWKNWKERPPLIIIVPAIILMGAGIILSQIRGLWGGVILALAAAWILNLFRKKDNVKLGKKLVISLTVISVLVILVVFTISTLGILSASNIARRTGTESGSYLTDISTLSRIVAWSAIIDDLRGSGIIIGNGLGDEYTCFRPDIGGVITVYYTDSSYFQIALNMGIIGVIVFLGIFVVTLFRAAKLFIITDSRRRAGTALGIFCAVIMLLFASGFASVMTNYRFTMLWAFLPALLQAEIMKDKKDSILISSECSGK